The DNA region TTTGGGAAAATCCAGAAAGATGTTCTTGAAATTGTGATCGTGAGAAATCATGGTGTCCATTCTCCGAAGGTCAGATAACAGCAAAAATCCTATCAGCCGAAAATACGGAAGACAAGGACAAGGTGAACAAAATAAAAGGTATGAAAGCGGGCGACCACCTTTTTTTCCAGTTTCATTGCAATCTGATTTTTCCGGCTTTATAATAAGACCAGTACAAAGAGCCTTTAAGTGGTCTTATTTTTTATAAGGAAGAAAGCCATGGAAACCATCCTTGCACCATTTTCCGCCAGTATTTCAGAACTCAAAAAAAATCCGGGGGCACTGATCCAGAAGGCCGACGGCAATCCGGTGACCATCCTGAACCGCAACAAGCCCACAGCCTATCTGGTTCCTGCGGCAACCTATGAAGCCCTGCTTGAAAAACTCGAAGACCATGAGCTGGGTCAGATTATCCTTGAGCGTAAAGCCCAAAGGGATCAGGCTGTGGAGGTCTCCATTAATGACCTATAAGCTCACGTTTCTCCCGGTTGCGCTGAAGGAGTGGAAAAAGCTGGACCCTTCCATAAGGGTTCAGCTCAAGAAAAAACTTGAAGAAATTATCCAGAACCCGAAAATACCCGCTAACAGGCTGAGGCAGTTCGAAAACCATTATAAAATCAAACTCAAAAGCTCAGGGTACCGTCTGGTGTATGAGGTCATTGAAAGCGAAATAGTGGTTCTTGTCATTGTCATTGGCAAACGTGAAGGGAACAAGGTCTATGAAGTGGCTAAGCTAAGAACCTGACCCATGGCGAA from Desulfobotulus pelophilus includes:
- a CDS encoding type II toxin-antitoxin system Phd/YefM family antitoxin, with protein sequence METILAPFSASISELKKNPGALIQKADGNPVTILNRNKPTAYLVPAATYEALLEKLEDHELGQIILERKAQRDQAVEVSINDL
- a CDS encoding type II toxin-antitoxin system RelE family toxin, which translates into the protein MTYKLTFLPVALKEWKKLDPSIRVQLKKKLEEIIQNPKIPANRLRQFENHYKIKLKSSGYRLVYEVIESEIVVLVIVIGKREGNKVYEVAKLRT